CGATTTAAACCTGTACCTGCCACTTTGCCTATACTGAGGCAGCAAGTCGGTGTTTGGTCTGGTGATATTGTTACAAGGGATGAAGAAGGTTACTTTTATTTTGTCGGCCGCAACGACGAAATGATCAAAACCTCAGGTTATCGAGTTAGCCCAACAGAGTTGGAAGAAGTTATATACCAATCTGGTTTGACTCTAGAAGCTGTGGTACTTGGAGTTCCCCATCCTGAGTTAGGGCAAGGTATCGTATTATTGGTTGTGTTGGATCCGAGCAAAGCGACTTGTGTCTCTCTAATTCAAAACCTATGCCGATCACAGTTGCCTAATTACATGCAGCCTAAGTCTGTGATCGCCTTAGATACATTGCCGCGCAACGGCAATGGCAAGATAGATCGTAAAGCCTTATTGAGTCAATATCAACAACACTTTGCAATTAAGGAGGGAAGCTATGAGTGAATTTGACCGCTTGTCTAGACTAACTCAAACTAATAATCAATTGTTAATGGCGGGTAAGACTGTCGAACAAATCAAACAAATAGCACCTTGCTTCCCTTGTTATGTATACGAAAGGGAAGCAATTACCCGCCAGATAAATTATGTAAAACAGCATTTACCTCGTCAGGTTAAGTTACATTACGCGATAAAAGCGAACCCCATGCCAGCTCTGGTTTGTCATATAGCCCAATATGTAGATGGTCTCGATGTGGCATCTCATCGGGAAATGATGTTGGCTTTGTCTACCGGTATGTCCGCTGATAAGATAAGCTTTGCTGGGCCTGCAAAGTCGCAACAAGAGCTAGCCGCTGCCATTGCAGCAGGTGTTGTGCTTCACGTTGAATCGGTGACTGAGTTACAGCGAATTGCTCTATGTGCCGAAGTCATGGCGACTTGTGCTAAAGTGGCAATACGAGTTAATCCGGACTTTACCTTGAAAGGTGCGGGCATGAAAATGTCCGGCGGTGCGAAGCCTTTTGGTATAGATGCTGAACTATGTGCCCAAGTAATACGTCAATTTAATAATGATCTTATTGAAGTGATCGGGCTGCATATTTTTAGCGGTTCGCAAACGCTTAGTGAAGAACACCTCAGTTCAATGCAACGGCAAACCTTAGCTCTCGCGGTAAAAATATGCACTGAAGCCGAATTGATACCTAAGCAAATTAACATAGGTGGAGGATTCGGTATCCCTTATTTTTCCAGAGAAACCGCGCTAGACCTCCCTCTTATTTGTCAAGCTTTGCAGTGCCATTTAGCGACACTGCCAGAGTGTTTAGCGGAAGTTGAGATTCACTTGGAGTTGGGGCGTTACTTGGTCGCAGAAGCGGGGACTTACTTGTGTGAAGTGACAGATAAAAAAATATCTAGAGGGCAAACGTTTTTGATGACAAATGGTGGGATGCATCACCATTTAGCGAACTCTGGAAACTTTGGTCAAGTAGTGAGGAAAAACTATCCTGTGATCCTTGCCAATCGCGTTGAGTGCAGTGATGTTGAACAAGTGGAAATTTGCGGCCCTTTATGCACGCCCTTGGATATAGTAGCGGCAAAAGTAACTTTGCCGAAAGCTGAAATAGGCGATGTAATTGCAGTTCTACAATCCGGTGCCTATGGTGCTAGTGCAAGCCCATGCAACTTCTTGAGCCACCCTGAAGTGACGGAGCTTTTACTTTAATCCAGCAAAGGTGACAAAAATATAAAAAGAGCACTATTCATTAAGAGTATGGCTCTTTTTATTTGTGGCAAACTCCGAATAAACTTAATAAGGTAAATTCTCTATAACTGTAGCGAGTGAAAAGTGGTCATTGAGATTGGATAAATATCGTTGTTAATTTTCTCTTTACGGCATATCCATGAATATAAGAGGAGCGCATATTATTCTTTTTAACTTTACTTTAAAGTTTTAAAAACTTTTTGATAGTAATACGTTAGGTAATTTGTTAAAAACTATAAAAGGTAGATAATTGAGCGTTGCACCGGAAGAAATATGCGCAATGAGCGCACTATTAAATGTTATATGCTTCAATAAGTCTGAGCATTACTCAAGCAAGGAGAGAGTATTTTGACATTAGATGGATATAGAAAAGAATTTGAACAATCTTCAAACAGATCTATTTCAATGCCGGTTGCTGGACTCTGTAACTAAATCTGTGTAACTGCCTATTATTAATCCTTAAAAAGGGTTTAGGATAGGCAATGATGAATAAGAAAGAACTGGAAGCGTTTGCTAAGCAAGCTGCTAAATCAATTAAGTCAGAAGCAGATTTAACTGACTTTCGTAAAATGTTAACCAAGGTGACGGTTGAAGCAGCACTCAATGCTGAATTAGACGAACACCTTGGTTATGCTCGTCATGAGCAGTCTGAGCAACAAAATTCCCGAAATGGTTATTCAGCTAAAACCATTCGAACCGAAGATGGTAAAGTTGAATTAGATACACCTCGTGACCGAGATGCTAGCTTTGAGCCGCAACTGGTTAAAAAGAACCAAACTCGCTTTACGTCAATGGACGACAAGATTTTGTATCTATATTCCAAAGGCATGACGACCCGTGAAATCGTTTCTACGTTCAAAGAAATGTATGACGCTGATGTATCACCAACACTGATTTCTCGTGTCACAGATGCCGTTATCGCTCACGTCGTAGAATGGCAAGCTAGGCCACTTGATGCTGTTTACCCAATCGTCTATCTCGACTGTTTAGTTGTTAAGGTTCGCCAAGATAAGCAAGTCATCAATAAGGCCATTTACTTAGCCTTAGGCGTTAATATAGAAGGCCACAAAGAACTGCTTGGCATGTGGATATCAGAGAACGAAGGCGCTAAGTTCTGGCTAAACGTGCTAACAGAACTTCAAAACCGTGGCGTTAAAGATATCCTTATCGCCTGTGTTGACGGCCTTAAAGGCTTCCCTGATGCAATTAATACCGTTTATCCTGATACGCAAATTCAGCTCTGTATCGTACATATGGTGCGTAATTCATTGAAGTTCGTGCCGTGGAAAGACTACAAGGCCATCACGGCTGATTTAAAGCGCATATACCAATCGGTAACTTAAGACGAAGCCTTAATGGCTTTAGAACAGTTCGAGCAACGCTGGGATAGCAAGTACCCTAATATATCTCGCTCATGGCGCAATAATTGGCAAAACGTCAGCACCTTATTTAATTACCCCGAAGATATTAGAAAAGCTATTTACACTACCAATGCCATTGAATCGCTGAACTCAGTTATCCGTAAAGCCATCAAAAAGCGTAAGCTGTTCCCGCATGATGACTCGGCTAAAAAGGTCGTTTACTTGGCTATTGAGCAGGCATCAAAAAAATGGACGATGCCGATAAGAAATTGGAAATCGGCCTTAAATCGATTTATGATTGAATTCGAAGACCGATTAAAAGATGTTATTTAAAACTGGCAGTTACACAAAATGTGTTACAGGGTCGGTTGCTGGAGCCATTATTTGGGGTTTAGTTTAGTTGACTCTATTCCGTTTAAAGTGCTTGTTAGCTTACCTTTACTCCCATATCAATAAATACTCTTTTATGATCATCACTCAAACCGCAATACTCATCTATTTCTTCAATACCAAGTTGAAATAGTCTCTCGATATCTTTTGCATAAGTGAAATCAAGAAATTCTAGCTTCTTTAAATTTACCATTATTTCTACACCTGAAAATGACTTGATTGCAAACTCATTTCCTTCTCCATCCAAATTAGGCATAATTAGGTGATGAGTTTTACAACACTCCCCAGAGAGAAGAGTAATTTTTTCAAATTGTTTCTCAGTTATATTAATTGCAAGTAACTGCTTTTCTATCTCAGGAATACAATCAAACCATTCATACTTTGGATTCTCTCCGAATACCAACTTATCCAAGTTTTGTTCATCAATAGCATCTATTTGTTTTTTTATTTCATTATCATCATAGTACAAACTACCTAGAGCTAATAATTTCAAATTGTTATCCATGTAAAACAACCTCCTTGTAAGCTAACGCCGCGTTAAGTGGTGAACAACGCGACCACCAAATCTAAACCAATGTACCGTAGACACTAAAGCTGATTCAAACCAAAAATGCCAAGCGTTGTGACCCCATCTTAACCGCTTTGTTAAGCAGCTTTTCTCTGGTCTCGGATATAGACATCAACGATACCAGAACCAGGATCCCTACGATCTACCTCAAATAACTCTGTGGCTTCAATTAACTGAGTTAGTGTATTGAAACCATAGTTTTTTGGACTAAAGTCTGGATACTGTCGCTTGATTAAGCTTCCACAAGTAGCTAGCAGTGACCAACCATTTTCATCTTGATATTCACTTGCCGCTCCGCGGAGAGTATTTACAAGTTTGGTATCACCTCTTAACTTGTTACGTAATTCCCTAGACTCGGGCTTTTTGAGTATCACTGTACTTTGCATTGAGGTTTCTTCTTTAATCGCATAACGATCTTTCAATACTTCGGTATAAATAAAGTCATCACATGCATTTCTAAATGCAATTGGCGTTTTCTTTTCACCAACACCAAATACATAAATCTCAGATTCCTTTAACCTAGATGCAAGTTTAGTGAAATCACTGTCACTACTAATTAAGGCAAAGGCATCATACTTATCAGAATAAAGTAAATCCATCGCATCAATAATCATTGCAGCATCAGATGAGTTTTTGCCTTGTGTATAGGAAAATTGTTGAATTGGATTTATAGCAAGTTCGTTTAGTGGTTGCTTCCAGTTTTTCAAACAGCCGGAGCTCCAGTCCGCATAAGCTTTTTTAACTAATATATGTCCATGCTTAGAAAGCTCTTTTAGTACATAATCTAAAACGGCATATTGCGCGTTTTCAGCATCAATGAGAACCGCTATCTTCTTTTCTGAATTTATATCTATCAACTAAATTATCTCCATATTCTGCCTGATGCCTAACATTTTAGTATTTATGCAACACGCAGTTTGTGTTGCATAATCGCTTGTTGGACTGAGTCACTATCTGTTCGGTGTGTCAGAGTTGGTGTTGTTTATGCTATAGGAGTTTGCTTTTTGGAGACTATCACTTTTCTAGCTAATTTAATCAGCTTAGCTAGTGTAATTTAAGCTTTCCCTGCATTGCTCAGCGCTTATTATGTATTCATTAAATCTAAATTTTTCTAAATACGCAATTATATTTTCACGCACACAGAGGCTGCTACCTAACTACTCAGTCGTTCTATTTTGGGTAACTTCCGTAGTTCGTTCAAATTCGACTCTAGAGCATCTGCTCTGAATTGTCTTGGGACAGAAATGAGTTAATCTGGAAAGGATGCTTATGGAACAATGCCGACTTTCACTTCTAAATGAAAAATACTCAAAAAAGCGATAGAAAACTTATTGCATACACACGTCAAAGCTATAAAGCCAATAAGAATAAAAAAAGAGTAAAGCGTTCACTTTACTCTTTCAAATACTTCAATATCTTGTTAACTCGCAACTCGCAACTCGCAACTCGCAACTCGCAACTCGCAACTCGCAACTCGCAACTTACTTCAATCTAATCGACGTTGCTTCAATCTCGATCAAACCTTGCTTAAACAAACCGCCAATGGCTTTTTTGTAGTTTGCTTTACTGGTAGAGAAAGTCTTTTTAATTGCCTCTGGGTCTGACTTATCACCTAGGTGAAGTACGCCGCCTTCGGTTTTTAATTTAGCTAAGATTTTTTCGCCTAAGTCGTTCACTTTGCCCATGCCTGGCTTTTCAAGTAGTACATCAATTTTACCGTCTTCACGTACTTTTTGAATAAAGCCTTTTAAGCGTTGGCCAACAAATAGCTTTTTAAATACGGTGTTGTAGTAAACCACACCAATATGGGCTTCGTTTACGAGTACTTTGTAACCTAGGTCTGTTTTACCGGCAACGATTAGATCAACTTCTTCCATTACAGAGTAAGTTGGTTCATCTTTCGATAAAAACTTATTAAAGTTGCTCGATGCACAAATACGTTGGCTGGCATTATCGAGATATAAACGTACAAGATACGAAAAGCCGTCTTTCATTTTTGGCTTTTGTTCGTTGTATGGCGCAAGTACGTCTTTTTCGAGACCCCAATCCAAAAACGCACCGGTGCTGTTGATTGCTTTAACACGTAGTAGGGCAAATTCGCCCACTTCAGCTAAAGGTTTTTTTGTTGTGCCGGTTGGGTGACCTGCGTGATCTAAGTAAATGAATACTTGCACGCTGTCGCCAGCTTCTAGTTCGTAATCAATTTCTTTGCTTGGTAAGAATACTTCGCCTAAATCACGGCCATCTAAATAAGCACCTTCGTTAGACATTTCGTTAACGAAAAGGGTTTGTGTGGTTCCTAAAATACTCATTGTTATTCCTGTTCTGGCTTTTTCTTACGGCGCATTGGAGCAAAACCATCTATATCAATTGGTGCTTGAATAGGGGCTTTTGGCTTTTTAGGGGCTGCTTTGCGTTTTGGTTTTGCAGGTTTAGCAGCCACTTTTGTCTCTGCTTTTTTCCAAACTGTGTTTGGTTTTTTCTCACGCAAACCTTTAAATTTACCAACAAGGCCGTCAACGGTGAAAAAGCTTAATTCATCATTTAAAAATGCTTTAATTGCTTTGTAGCTTGGCCAATCTTTCGGGCCCACTAACGAAATAGCAGTTCCTTTAAAGCCCGCGCGACCAGTACGACCAATACGGTGCACATATTCTTCAGCATGTTTTGGTAGGTCAAAGTTAATTACGTGGGTCACGCTCAATAAATCAAGACCACGTGATGCAACATCGGTGGTGATCAAAATCTTAAAGTTTTCACGACTAAAGGCGTCCATGATTTCAAGGCGCTTGGCCTGAGTTAAGTCACCCGCAAGCGCTTGCGCTTTGTAGCCTTTATCGTTTAACAGCTGGCTTAAACGCTGAGTGTCGGCACGTGTTGCGGTGAAAATAATGCATTGGCCAACATTGTCTTGTTTTACAAAGTGCTCAAGTAGGGCTTCTTTGTGATCTAGATGATCAGCTAAATAAAGCTGCTGAGTAATGTCACTATGTTGCTCGTTCGAAGCACTTAACAGAATTTGTTTTGGTGAACGCAATAAGTTACGTGACAGAGCATCAACTTGTGCATGGTCAAGGGTTGCTGAAAACAATAATGTTTGGCGTAAACGGTGATCAGCAAGTTCGTTAATCATTTTAACTTGTTCGGTAAAGCCTAAATCTAAAATACGGTCAGCTTCATCAAAAATTAAAAGCTCTAAGCCTGAAAGCTGTAATGAGCGTTGACTTATATGGTCAGCTAAGCGACCCGGAGTACCCACCACAAAATGTGGGTCTTTACGAAGCGCTTTAATTTGGTCATTAAAGTTTTCGCCACCCAGTACTTTTACAGCACTGATATTTGTACCAGCAATTAATAACCTTAATTGGCTATACACTTGGGTTGCTAATTCGCGGGTAGGCGCAACGATTAAAACGCGAGGGTCGCGTTTACTGAGTGCTTTTTGTTTCATCACACGCTGTACAGCAGGTAATAAAAACGCCAGCGTCTTGCCCGATCCTGTTTTTGACTGTGCAAAAATATCATGGCCTGCGATAGCTGTTGGTACCGCGTGAGCTTGAATGTCAGTGGGCTGGGTGATGCCTTGATGCGCAAGTTGTTTTTCGAGGCGTGTATCAATCCCAAGTTCAGTAAAGTGCAATGCGTAATCTCCGATGAGCAAAATTTGTAAATCCTGTTCATTATAACGCACTTGACTCACTTGGAGACAGTAAAAACACAGCTATTTCGCATCAGTTTTTGCAATTATCGCTAATTCGCGTAAAATACGCGCCCTCAATGCGCCGGATTTGCGATTCGGTTAACGCCCCATATGGGCATTTAAAGCAAAAGGTAAAACCATGACTGCTGTTCATAAAGACAATGTAACTAGCGAGCACTTCGTTGTTTGCGCACTTTACAAATTTGTAGCCCTTCCTGATTTTGAAGCTATTCGCCAACCACTACTAAAAGTAATGGAAGACAATGAAGTACGCGGTACTTTGTTACTTGCGGCTGAAGGTATCAACGGTACTGTTTCTGCTAAACGTGAAGGTATCGATAACCTACTTGCATGGTTAGATTCACAACCAAACCTAGACAACATCGTGACTAAAGAGTCATACGATGATGAATGCCCGTTCTACCGTACTAAGGTAAAACTGAAAAAAGAAATCGTAACTATGGGTGTTGAAGGTATCGATCCACGTGAAGTAGTGGGTACATACGTAAAGCCAGCTGAATGGAATGCATTAATTTCAGACCCTGAAGTGATTCTTATCGATACGCGTAACGATTACGAAATCGAGATCGGTACTTTCCAAAATGCGGTTGATCCAAACACTAAAACATTCCGTGAATTCCCTGCGTGGGCGAAAGAAAACCTAGACCCAGAAAAGCACAAGAAAGTTGCTATGTTCTGTACCGGTGGTATTCGCTGTGAAAAATCAACTGCGTACATGAAAGAGCAAGGCTTTGACGAAGTATTCCACCTTGAAGGCGGTATTCTTAAGTATTTAGAAGAAGTACCAAAAGAAGAAACCATGTGGGAAGGTGAGTGTTTTGTATTCGATAACCGTGTTGCGGTAAATCACGACTTACAAAAGGGTTCTTACGACCAATGTCACGCGTGTCGTATGCCTATTACTGAAGAAGAAAAGCAAAAGCCTGAATACATGGAAGGTGTATCGTGTCATCACTGTCACGACAGCCTAACAGAAGAGCAACGTGCACGTTTTGCTGAGCGTCAAAAGCAAATCGAATTAGCACAAGCACGTGGCGAAGGCCACATCGGTAACGAAGCGCAAGAAGTTCTTCGTAAGCGTAAAGAAGCTAAAAAAGCGCAAAAAGAAGCACAGCGCCAACAGTAATTCTTAGCTTTATGAATTGATAGAAACCTCAGCATTGTCTGGGGTTTTTTTATGCCTGTCCGTTTTTGCTACATACAGTTTTTTACACATCTTAAACAGTCTCTAACTGATGTTAGGAATACTATCTAACTTAAGCTTTTATACTGATGGGATGAGAATAGAATGAATAAATTACTGCTAGGTTTACTATTTTTAGGTGGCTGCGCGACACAAGGGGTAGATAGAGCCGACCAAAATGTGATGATTAAACGCTTTTATGCAAAAGTGACATCGGTTCAGCCGGTTAAGTTATCATCCAACGTTAAAACGGGTATAGCAGCAGGCTCTACAATTGGTTTTGTTGATCAGTTAGATGGCAACCACGAAGAGATGATTGCAGGGGCAGTTGCAGGGGCACTTGTTGGCGGCCTAGTAACAGCTATATCTGAAGGAAGTAATGATGCTTTTGAGTATTCATTAAGGTCAGCACAAGAAGGCAGTTTTACACTAATTCAAAAGGAACAAATAACTGATCAATCTGATTGTGTGGAGGTAACCATTGCAAGCGAAACACACATAAAAGAGGTCGATTCAACATATTGTCGTTTCTAAATAGTAAACATAGGCGGTGTATTCGTTTATTTCACCTTGGCTAATTGTTTGTTAAACGAAGTCAGCTTTTTATTGATCACAAAGCTGTTACACTTCGTAACAATTAAAACGATTCTTATTTAGGTGAAATTTTGACAATTGGCAAATTACATACATGGACTTTAATTGCCTGTATTAGTTGTGTTTCCGTCGCTGAGGCGGCTAATGTAGTTGTAGAATCAGTGTCTGTTGAAAAGTCTAAACAACAGATAAAAGCCGTGGGTAATGCTGAAGCGATTCACTCAGTTATTCTTTACCCAGCCGTTGGAGACAGAGTCACTGCTGTTTACTTTAAACCAGGCGATAACGTTGCCAAAGGTGACTTACTATTAGAGCTTGATTCCCGTAGACAAAAAGCAGCGTTGATCGAAGCTGAAATTACTTTAAAAGATGCTGAGCGTACCATGAAAAGGCTTGAAGAAAGCCACGCCCGTGGTGCGGTACCGCAAAGTGATTTAGATGATGCGAAAACGCTTTATGAGCTAGCAAAAGTCCAGTTAATGCAAGCCAAAACAGAGCGTGAAGACCGCGAAGTTCGCGCTCCTTTTAGTGGTGTTATGGGTTTAACTGACGTCGAAGTAGGCGACAGGATCACAACCCAAACAGCCATTGCCACTATCGATGATATTTCTGAGCTTTATATCAATTTTAATGCCCCAGAGGCCGCTATCTCAGTGCTTAAGCAAAAATCTTCGGTCGAAGTGGTGCCTTGGTTAGGCGATAAAGCTTACACGGCTAAGGTGGCAGAGCTTGATTCGCGTATTAATGCGCAAACCCGCACTCTTAGAACTAAAGCCAAACTTGATAATAATGCCCAGCAATTTATGCCGGGTATGAGCTTTCGTGTGCACATAAATATTCTAGGTGAAGAGCTTGCCGTAGTACCCGAAGCTGCCATGATGTGGGGCGCAGCAGGCCCTTACGTATGGAAGAGCGTCGATAAAAAAGCAACTCGCGTTGATGTTAAAATTGAGCAGCGTTTAGCTGGGCGTTTGTTAGTCTCTGGTGGCTTAAATGAAGGCGATTTATTGGTGACAGAAGGAGTTCAGCGCCTAAGACCTAATCAAGAGCTTAATTTCATCAATGAAGTGCAGCTAGCCAAGGAGTAATGATGAAACAGCAACCTATGATGGAAGACTTACCATCAATGGCGATACGTCGCCCTGTTTTAATTGTGGTACTTAACTTACTCATTATTATCGCCGGTATTGCTGCAATAGCAGGGGTTGAAGTACGAGAGCTTCCTGATGTCGATAGACCACGCATTACTGTATCAGCGTCTTTTCCGGGTGGCTCACCAGAAACTGTAGATACCGAAGTAACCAGTAAGCTTGAAGGGGCGGTTGCTAGGGTCAGTGGTGTAAAGTCGATTCGTGCGCAAAGTGAAGAAAACAATGCTCGTATCGTGGTTGAGTTTCGCCCCGGTGTTAATCTAGATGATGCTGCAAACGAAACACGTGAATCGGTGGCCCGTGTACAGCGGGAACTACCCGAAGAAGTAGAGCGGGTATCAATTATCAAGGCCGATAACGATGCCGAAGCGGTAGTATCGTTAACAGTATCAAGTGATAGCTTATCCCTTGAGGCACTGACAGAGCGTGTTGATGTTGACTTAGCCCCGCAGTTTTTGACCATTCCAGGGGTTGCCGATGTACGCTTAAATGGCGACCGTGAACGGGTGCTTAGAGTGCGTATCGACCCACTTAAGCTAAGCAGCTTTAACCTTACCGTACCAGATATTGCCGATGTACTTCGTCAGGCTCCCTTTGATGTGCCTGCAGGTAGTTTAAAATCAAGCGATCAACAGGTGATTGTTCGTGCTGATGCAACATCAATTTCTGCTGAACAAGTAGCCGATATCATTGTACGAGACGATACCCGTATTGGCGATGTTGCTGCTGTTTACTTTGGCCCAGCTGATCCTCGTTCATTCGTAAGGCTTAATGGCACACCCGTGATTGGCATGGAAATAATTCGTCAGGCGCAATCTAATACCATTGAAATTTCTGATGAAGTGCTCACTTTAATCGAACGAATGCGAGTGCGTTTTCCTGAAATGGAATTTACTTTAACCTCTGATGATGCGCAGTTTATCAGAAGCTCAGTTGATGAAGTTATTAACTCACTGTTACTAACCGTGCTGTTAGTGGTGATCACACTGTGGGTGTTTATTGGCTCATGGCGCGCAACGCTTGTTCCTGCATTTGCGATACCTGTTGCATTAATTGGCTCTTTAGCACTTATTTGGGCGCTTGGTTTTTCAATTAATATTCTTACCTTACTTGCGTTAGTGTTAGCTACCGGCCTAATTGTAGATGATGCCATTGTGGTAAGTGAAAACATACAACGTCAGCGGGGCTTAGGTCTTGGTCGTCGTGCAGCTGCAGTGGTTGGTACTCGCGAGGTATTCTTTGCTGTTGTGGCAACTACCGCCGTATTGGCTGCGGTGTTTGTGCCTATTGCTTTTTTACCATCAACAGCAGGGCGACTATTTAGAGAGTTTGGTGGTGTACTTGCGGGTGCTGTGATCATCTCAAGTTTTGTAGCTTTGTCTTTGGTACCTGCACTGACATCAAAACTTAAATTAAAGCAGGGTGGTTTTCATCCATTTGCGAAAGTTGGCCATGTTTTAGCCGCTGTTTATAAGCGTACAATACATGGTGTACTTGAGCATGCATGGCTCACCTTCTTTGCGTGTTTGTTGGTCGCTGCAGGCTCTGGTGCACTGTATTTCAATTTAGATAACGAGCTATTACCGACTGAAGATCGCGGTAAAATTCGTATTTTTGCCCGTGGTCCTGATGGTGTTGGTCTGAACTTTATGGACAGGCAAGCGGTGCAAATGGAAGATATCTTACTGCCTTATGTTGAAAGTGGTGATATTGAGTCTATTTACACAGTGGTTGGGCAATGGGATCCAAATATTGTATTTATTACCGTGCCTCTAAAGCATTGGGACGAACGTCATTTTAGTCAG
Above is a window of Pseudoalteromonas shioyasakiensis DNA encoding:
- a CDS encoding efflux RND transporter permease subunit, whose product is MKQQPMMEDLPSMAIRRPVLIVVLNLLIIIAGIAAIAGVEVRELPDVDRPRITVSASFPGGSPETVDTEVTSKLEGAVARVSGVKSIRAQSEENNARIVVEFRPGVNLDDAANETRESVARVQRELPEEVERVSIIKADNDAEAVVSLTVSSDSLSLEALTERVDVDLAPQFLTIPGVADVRLNGDRERVLRVRIDPLKLSSFNLTVPDIADVLRQAPFDVPAGSLKSSDQQVIVRADATSISAEQVADIIVRDDTRIGDVAAVYFGPADPRSFVRLNGTPVIGMEIIRQAQSNTIEISDEVLTLIERMRVRFPEMEFTLTSDDAQFIRSSVDEVINSLLLTVLLVVITLWVFIGSWRATLVPAFAIPVALIGSLALIWALGFSINILTLLALVLATGLIVDDAIVVSENIQRQRGLGLGRRAAAVVGTREVFFAVVATTAVLAAVFVPIAFLPSTAGRLFREFGGVLAGAVIISSFVALSLVPALTSKLKLKQGGFHPFAKVGHVLAAVYKRTIHGVLEHAWLTFFACLLVAAGSGALYFNLDNELLPTEDRGKIRIFARGPDGVGLNFMDRQAVQMEDILLPYVESGDIESIYTVVGQWDPNIVFITVPLKHWDERHFSQQEIINKIREPLGNIPGAAGYPGGSNSLNLRGQGGGIELALLGQDYLEIFKAAQDFSAEIEKAVPEVAPVRISYQPSQPQLRVNIDRRRAEELGVSLSDISVTLRAAINGDDIADLNIGDQSIPIMLQAQNQTITNPSDLANLYVGGRNGQLVPLSSVATITEEGVAAELERHAQRRAIELSMEMPEGVTIAELVTKIRDISEQSLPAGISLAFKGEALTFEETANEVLVTYVLAFLIVLLVLAAQFESVNSAIVVMITVPFGITSAILALYLTGTSLNIYSQIGLVMLIGLIAKNAILLVEFADQLRDQGRSVRVAVEEAALVRLRPIAMTLVSTLLGALPLILSTGAGAEARNAIGWVVFGGLALAVLFTLYLTPVIYLGLARFTKPRGDESKLLAEELEKA